The window gcatgcgccaccaccgcccggcttaaaatgGAAGTTTTGCCTGCAAAAGTCTGTGCACACAGActagaaggcatcagatctggaactggagtcaataaatgtgagctgctatgtgtgtgctgagaaccaagcttggatcctctggaagagcagctgctgagccatctctagcctctCGTTCGTTtcatgtggccttgaattcaataaatatattGTCCAGGATGACCTCATACTTCAGATAtaactgcctccacctcccaagtactgagattacaggtgtgcttcaccacacccagtttatggtgctgaggattaaacctTTGTAGCTTTGTGCTACTCTGCAAACAAACTAAATTCATGCTCTTTTCCTGCATCCCCACTACAAACTTCATCTGAACTGCACTCTCGGTTCTTGAAACCAGGTGGCATGCTGAGCCTGGGACTCGGGAGTCCTAGTTAGTTACTCCCTCCTTGCTCGTCTCTGCGGTGCTGTGCTTGGGTGCTCTGAAAGGACTTTCCTTGGCTCCTTCTGCTCCAGGCAGTTGTTCTGCTTTACCCTGCTGCTGCAGCATTATCCCTCAGCACCCTCTTTTTTAGTAAGTCTGTAGTGCTTTGAATTTATGAAAATGTTCAAAACAGCCgcttattcttttgtttgtttttagttttgttagagacagagtctcactgtgtagctcttaTTGGCCCAGAACTTACCCTCTCAGCCTCCtggtgccaggattaaaggcagtCACTACCATGCTTCAGTGCCTGTTGCCCGAATTTGCCTGATTTTGTCTCAGACTCAGAATCTTGTGCCTCAGCCTCTCCTAAGTACTGAGACTATGGCTCTGTGcattcatgtctttatttttttattgtcatCACCTAAAGTGTGATCAGGTACATGGTaagtgcaaaaaagaaaaaaaaaattcttagggAAAAGATAATTCTATGTTTCCATAAAGCAGAGATTGATCATGATTTTTGTCTAAGGAAAAACAATTTCAAGTGTGCTAAAGCATGAGTTATAAATTGTGTTCCCCTTCTTAAGGATGTGTTAATTAAGTCAGGCATGTCGCTCATGCCTATAGTTGTAGCACTCGAGGGATAAGGCGGAAGATTTTAAGTTTaattccagcatggggaacacagtgagactatttaaaaaaagaaaagaaaagggaaaaggaaacccATGTATGGTGGCTCctgcctacaatctcagcactggagaggcagaggcacactCAGAAGAACGACCataagagtttgaggtcagctggtATACATGGCAAATCTTGCCcttcaccaaacacacacacgcacacacgcacaaagATGAAGATGAGCTGGGTATAGGGGTATACAcctacacacctctaatcccagcacttgggagcagaggcaggtgcatctctgaattggaggtcagcatggtctacagagcaagttccaggacagccagagatacataatagagagaccctgtttcaaagaagaCAATGATGACTAGGACCTTAAAGTTAGCCACAGGTGTGCCTCAGTGGTGGGTCATTTTTCTGGCATGCATGAAACCTgtgattcagtccccagcactgcaaaagaaaaaagaaaaaaaattaataaccaAAATGATGAACTCTTATACTTGGGTTTGCTGATATTCCCAATAtatcaatgtattttttttttcttacaatagGTGAAAAACCTTTTGAATGTTCAAATTGTCATGAGCGGTTTGCTAGAAATAGCACTCTCAAATGTCACCTCACTGCATGCCAAACTGGAGTAGGGgcaaaaaagggaaggaagaagcttTACGAATGccaggtatgtgtgggtgtgttttgTTCTCACAAAAGGAACTAATGTGCAGTTCTTAGAAGTGCAGAGTAAATAGTCCTTGACTCACAGGGTGACTTAGACGTTCTTGACTTGACAGTAGTGCAGAGAGCATTATGTGTTCAATAGAAACCCCTCTTGGGATTTTTAAATCTGACCTTTTCCTGAGTCAGTGATGCCCAGTAGAACGTTCTCTTACCACACTGGGCAGCAGCAAGCCTCGGCTTCCAGTTAACCATGCAGTTATGGTAGTAAACAAAACGGATACTCTGTGGCTGACTCCAGTATGTGGCTTCAGAACAGCTATGaatacagacaaaaacaaaattgtaaaatTCTTCAACacggagggtttttttgttttatttttaacttgcaCAGCTCCTGaatgtgaactttgtagatgacagtgCGGTGTCAAAGGGTTGGACATGCCTGTTTGTGTTACTCTAGTGTCTGGTAGGTTAGGTGCAGTAAATGCACTTTTGATACAACAGTGCAGTGGTGAATCACCATGCAACTTGGAGTATCATCAGCACATAGAACCTTGGAAAGACTtaggaataaataaaaagctatttACTTTGTGTGGGTTATTAGAATTTGGGTGGGgggcatgttttcttttttttgagacagagtttctctgtgacagctctagctgtcctggaactcattctgtagatcaggctggccttgaactctctgagatctgcctgccactgcctcccgagtgctgggattaaaggcgtgtgccatcaccacctggcaggttattagaatatttttgttgtttgtttttattaaacccTAGATGATCAGTGTTAATAACAATTGTTCTAAATAGCAGTCTGAAACTACAGTAGTGCTTACGGATGTCCAGGTTTAAAGACAGTCtgtcatagcccaggctggcctcaaactcactatgtagcaaggatgaccttaaattacaatcttctcatacgcaggcgtgtgccaccacatctgtttTTGGGAATAATTGGTTTGggtgtttctatttatttacttattggtaGTGGGCACACATGCTGCAGTGcttgaaggtcagagaacaatttgcagGAGTTTATCCTCTGTGCACCCTGTGGGTTCCGGAGGTGAAACTCAGGtgctcagacttggtggcaaatgcctttaccatTGAGCTGTCTCACCTGTCCGTGGTTAGTTAGTATTCTTAACCATAGGAATAGCCATTAGCatctgggagagggacagagaaagcagACAAGATATAGCTGTGTCTTCCATGATTAGTATATTTTTGTCCCAAATAATGTAGTGGGTCTAAATCTTGAAGCTGTGGGAGAAACCATGATATTGTTACTTTATATTTGATACTTAATGGGGGCAATGCTCAAATGTTTCCAGAATCTAGTAAGTTGTTAGTTGtatgggctgagagagcaaatgaaacCAAGTGTGTGAAATAGCTTTGCACTAGGTACACTGGAAACTATATTCGAAATATTTTTGTAACACTCAGTTTACCAGGATGGATGGtagtgttttgtgggtttttttgtttgtttttcagtactgCGGATTAAACCCAGGGCATCCCATATGTCAGGCAAATACTCTTACTACTAAGCTATACATTCAGCCCATGTAGTAtattctttgtgggtttttttctttttggtcattGTTTATCGATGCTCAGGATTAGAGCTGGTGTAGTGCcttgtttgtgtttgtgcttGGCAGGTTCTTCACTTAGCTAACTTCAACGCCTTAGTATTGTTTTGATGGAGGATAATGTATTCACATTTACTTCAGTTTGATATAAGTATTATTAACATCCTCTATTTGGTGATTTCAGGTCTGTAACAGTGTGTTTAACAGCTGGGACCAGTTCAAAGATCACTTGGTAATACACACTGGAGATAAACCCAACCATTGTACTCTATGTGACTTGTGGTTTATGCAAGGAAATGAATTAAGGAGGCATCTTAGTGATGCTCACAATATTTCAGAACGTATAGTGACTGAAGAGGTTCTTTCAGTGGAAACACATGTACAGACTGAACCAGTGACGTCAATGACTATTATAGAACAAGTTGGGAAGGTGCATGTATTACCACTGCTTCAGGTCCAGGTGGATTCAGCACAAGTAACTGTGGAACAGGTCCATCCAGATCTGCTCCAGGACGGCCAAGTGCACGATTCACACATGAGTGAGCTTCCAGAACAGGTCCAAGTAAGTTATCTGGAAGTGGGTCGGATTCAGACTGAAGAAGGCACGGAAGTGCACGTGGAGGAGCTGCACCTGGAACGGGTAAACCAGATGCCAGTTGAAGTACAAACTGAGCTTCTAGAAGCTGACTTGGATCACATGACCCCCGAAATCATGAGCCAAGAGGAGAGCGAGCCTAGCCATGCAGATGCTGCTGAGGCTGCCATGGAAGATCCCGAAGATGCTGAGGGGCTAGAGACCACCCCAGGAGAGTGTTCCcaagctggagaagcagaggatgACAGGACGTCTGTGCCAGTTTTAGAATGAaagaacaattatttttaaatttacatgtgGGGTAAACTGATGGGCAGTATGACCTTAAGCTATCAGATAAGTGGACCAAAGTAATACTATTTCCTGTTGTGCTGAACTGTTTCTATGGAAACAGACTGATGTCCTTCCTTCCAGTTAATGCCACAGAGAGGGAATATTTCTCATAGTGAGAGCTTTGAGAAGTATATTTCTGGTAACTTAAATGAATTATATTCTTATTATATAGTTGGGTACGAATGCATCTATTTTCATTGTGGTAAGGGTCTCCGTATTCTCTTCCCCAGGTCATGTCCTTCCTTAAATAAATTCTTTGCATCTTACAAAACCATACATAAAACCATTAGAATACATCTCTTTGTATTCTAATGCATGTTAGGAAATCGAGTATGTAATGTAGGCAACACAGGCTGCATGAGGGACGTGCATTGTTACTGTTAACATTGGGGTCTGGCTGGCTTTATTTTGAACAACCTTCTTGTCTGTCCAGTGGTTGCAAatgctgtctccaaaacaaatggTAGTGGCAGAATTCctagaatgtttaaaaaaacaaaacaaaacaaaaaaaacccacccttgTGCCTTTTCAAAACCAACAAAACTCCTTCGGTAAAACGCCTCTGCTTCTCTGAAAGCGTGTTTTAAGGAGCAGTATAAATTGCTCTGGTACTTGGTGTTTTTTGCTTAAGGACAACTACcaattctttttcctttaagttacattgaaaatttttcatttaacGGCAGCTGAAGGGCCATTTTCAATTGGAAAAATTCATTTACATCTGTGGTAAACTTTATTTTGATGAGAAGTTGCACTAATATTTTACCACCAGATGAAAAAAACTGTTAGATgagcatcattttaaaattaatgtatttaaaataaagtacAGAGGAaaagtatgtatataatatatcagGCTTTGTTTTGAATGGAATCTTTTCCCCCAATCCTTAATGTAAAGATTTTGTGCTATAACTTTTAAAGCCATACAAATAAGAGTGCTAAACTGTGGACTTAAAAGTAGgtgtgtaaatatttttaatcagtattacttggaaaataaaaatataacaaccaCAAAATCAATATGCTATTTTCTTTACCTGTTAAATACTGggagatatttacattttaaagtaaactttaaaattatgtgtttgtgactcttttttctttttaattatttcattattattttatgtgtgcgggtgctttgcttgtatgtatgtgcaccaagtgcatgcctggtactTTCACAAGCCAGAAGATTCTTGGAACTggagacggttgtgagctgccacatgggtactgggaatcaaacctgggtcccctggaagaacagccagcattCTTAACCGCTCAGCCATCCCTCTGACCTTTTTAATTGCCAGTTTGGTTGGAGAGACTTCGTGTATTTTTGTGACAGTAGTAACATGGCTCATCAATGAATTAAGATATGAGATTGTTAGTACATACTTCCTAACCCAAGAGTTAGCTAAAAAGGCAGAGACACGAGTTATTTGTAGTTCTTAACTTGTAGCACAAGAAGtaagtggtatttttttttttttagtgatgcCTACTTTAAACAATTTTCTCCACTTTTTTAAGtgtaagggttttttttattttatttttatttttattttgagatagggtttctctgtagctttggagcctttcctggaactcactctgtagcccaggctgggctcgaactcaga is drawn from Peromyscus eremicus chromosome 11, PerEre_H2_v1, whole genome shotgun sequence and contains these coding sequences:
- the Znf131 gene encoding zinc finger protein 131 isoform X5 → MTSLPYSDIWTRRRNKENSAPLEENTTGKNEAKKRKIAETSNVITESLPSAESEPVEIEVEIAEGTIEVEDESVETLEEVAAAKQSIKYIQSTGSSDESALALLADITSKYRQGESKGQISEDDCASDPISKQVEGIEIVELQLSHVKDLFHCEKCNRSFKLFYHFKEHMKSHSTESFKCEICNKRYLRESAWKQHLSCYHLEEGGVSKKQRTGKKIHICQYCDKQFDHFGHFKEHLRKHTGEKPFECSNCHERFARNSTLKCHLTACQTGVGAKKGRKKLYECQVCNSVFNSWDQFKDHLVIHTGDKPNHCTLCDLWFMQGNELRRHLSDAHNISERIVTEEVLSVETHVQTEPVTSMTIIEQVGKVHVLPLLQVQVDSAQVTVEQVHPDLLQDGQVHDSHMSELPEQVQVSYLEVGRIQTEEGTEVHVEELHLERVNQMPVEVQTELLEADLDHMTPEIMSQEESEPSHADAAEAAMEDPEDAEGLETTPGECSQAGEAEDDRTSVPVLE
- the Znf131 gene encoding zinc finger protein 131 isoform X6, whose translation is MRLSDWRTSAFHRNKENSAPLEENTTGKNEAKKRKIAETSNVITESLPSAESEPVEIEVEIAEGTIEVEDESVETLEEVAAAKQSIKYIQSTGSSDESALALLADITSKYRQGESKGQISEDDCASDPISKQVEGIEIVELQLSHVKDLFHCEKCNRSFKLFYHFKEHMKSHSTESFKCEICNKRYLRESAWKQHLSCYHLEEGGVSKKQRTGKKIHICQYCDKQFDHFGHFKEHLRKHTGEKPFECSNCHERFARNSTLKCHLTACQTGVGAKKGRKKLYECQVCNSVFNSWDQFKDHLVIHTGDKPNHCTLCDLWFMQGNELRRHLSDAHNISERIVTEEVLSVETHVQTEPVTSMTIIEQVGKVHVLPLLQVQVDSAQVTVEQVHPDLLQDGQVHDSHMSELPEQVQVSYLEVGRIQTEEGTEVHVEELHLERVNQMPVEVQTELLEADLDHMTPEIMSQEESEPSHADAAEAAMEDPEDAEGLETTPGECSQAGEAEDDRTSVPVLE